In Jejubacter calystegiae, the following are encoded in one genomic region:
- a CDS encoding sensor histidine kinase produces MIKWFLSRTVFSMLWINTVISTCVLTLVLVFTLQRVADEHPRRYLSKTLFFNLVADKTPEQLMKIDIDGVHLLSIPVNKMNDPIYASYLSLMNMALQDPDGIAMTASGNRYMAAVHNNDHFIILPRFGRSLTSQAWYLIGWLVAAIALILVANFYSIHLLTRPFIELRRGVKHANQGDLNYQIPLEKTYGEYRILAKSFNHMLHRLRHIHEARRHMLLAIPHEVRTPLARLKVRKDLITDEPLRLAILGDIVNIERILDAILYTEKTQSGEGDLVLRKLDLPSIFQEIIEEQQNGKSPIELKIFTDRTQFYSHPVMLVVLMRNLISNAVFYGLEQPVTVTVARMDDSLIITVTDQGIGIAEELQPFLTEPFWRTDQSRQRESGGYGLGLYICKTIVESLHGQLRIESKPKQGTSVQVTLPNAFNATDSER; encoded by the coding sequence ATGATTAAGTGGTTTTTATCCCGAACAGTATTTTCCATGCTATGGATTAATACCGTGATCTCCACCTGTGTACTGACGCTAGTACTGGTTTTTACCCTGCAACGCGTTGCGGATGAGCATCCGCGGCGCTACCTTTCCAAAACCCTATTTTTCAATTTAGTTGCCGATAAGACCCCCGAGCAATTGATGAAAATAGATATCGATGGTGTCCATCTATTGAGCATTCCGGTAAACAAAATGAATGACCCCATCTATGCCTCCTATTTGTCACTGATGAATATGGCGCTGCAAGATCCCGATGGTATCGCCATGACTGCCAGCGGCAACCGCTATATGGCGGCAGTACACAACAACGACCACTTCATCATTTTACCCAGGTTTGGCCGTAGCCTTACCTCTCAGGCCTGGTATCTGATTGGCTGGTTAGTTGCCGCCATTGCCCTGATCCTGGTGGCGAACTTCTACTCGATCCACCTATTGACGCGTCCATTCATTGAGCTGCGTCGCGGGGTTAAACATGCCAATCAGGGCGATCTTAACTATCAAATTCCGTTGGAAAAGACGTATGGCGAATACCGAATATTAGCAAAAAGTTTCAATCACATGCTGCACCGGTTACGTCATATCCATGAAGCCCGGCGCCATATGCTATTGGCTATTCCCCATGAAGTGCGTACACCGTTGGCAAGACTGAAAGTACGTAAGGATCTGATCACCGATGAGCCACTGCGTCTGGCGATCCTCGGCGATATTGTCAATATTGAACGTATTCTTGACGCCATCCTTTATACCGAGAAGACCCAATCCGGAGAGGGAGATCTCGTATTACGCAAGCTCGATCTCCCTTCCATCTTCCAGGAAATCATTGAAGAACAGCAGAACGGTAAAAGCCCCATTGAACTAAAGATTTTTACCGACAGGACTCAGTTCTACAGTCATCCCGTCATGTTGGTCGTCCTTATGCGCAATCTGATTAGCAATGCGGTGTTCTATGGACTGGAACAACCGGTGACCGTGACTGTTGCCCGCATGGACGACAGCCTGATTATCACCGTAACCGATCAAGGGATCGGTATCGCAGAGGAATTGCAACCCTTCCTGACCGAGCCTTTCTGGCGTACCGATCAATCACGCCAGCGCGAATCTGGTGGCTATGGCCTGGGGCTATATATCTGTAAAACCATTGTCGAAAGCTTACATGGACAGTTAAGAATTGAAAGCAAACCCAAACAGGGTACCAGCGTGCAGGTCACCTTACCGAACGCTTTCAACGCTACTGATTCAGAGAGATGA
- a CDS encoding beta-ketoacyl-[acyl-carrier-protein] synthase family protein produces MQFKTVAVTGMGTVTRDAVGLQALWRHLLAGGALPAPPTYFDSAGFRSQNTYTVDPQALWQRQLQSCWPASPALYQRLPCAGYGWLAAREALCQASLDNVDISCMGLSLATTSGGSMDSFASGGTTEDARYGALSSAAYLLAELLQLGGSVSVFSCACVSGAAALSHAFERVRQGDTPLMLAGGCDQVREADFAGFNALRAVAPDACRPFDENRKGMVMGDGAAMLVLEDLEHAIARGVRPLAIFRSFGLAADGHHLTAPNPDGLVRAMRQALAGTEGIPGYINCHGTGTQANDSSELLAMQQVFGSEPSEQVVSSTKSSVGHLLGSAGALEAVLTINVLREQCVPPMTTCNQPMATMNFRLPMRDRALPVVTDWAMSNSLGFGGLNGSLIFSRPSGNNPI; encoded by the coding sequence ATGCAATTTAAAACGGTTGCAGTGACGGGGATGGGGACGGTAACCCGTGATGCTGTTGGCCTTCAGGCGCTTTGGCGTCATTTGTTGGCTGGTGGCGCTTTACCTGCACCACCGACCTATTTCGACAGCGCCGGTTTCCGTTCTCAGAATACCTATACCGTAGATCCGCAGGCGTTGTGGCAGCGCCAGTTGCAGTCCTGCTGGCCTGCTTCTCCCGCGTTGTATCAACGCTTGCCTTGCGCTGGTTATGGTTGGCTTGCGGCCCGGGAGGCGCTTTGTCAGGCCTCTCTGGACAATGTGGATATCTCTTGCATGGGGCTGAGTCTTGCGACGACCAGCGGCGGTAGCATGGATAGTTTCGCTTCTGGCGGTACGACCGAGGACGCGCGCTATGGTGCTTTGAGCAGTGCCGCTTATTTACTGGCTGAACTCTTGCAACTGGGGGGAAGCGTCAGCGTTTTTTCGTGTGCCTGCGTGAGCGGTGCCGCGGCGCTGAGTCATGCTTTTGAGCGAGTTCGGCAAGGTGATACCCCTCTGATGCTGGCTGGCGGATGCGATCAGGTTCGCGAAGCTGATTTTGCCGGATTTAATGCTCTGCGGGCCGTCGCTCCAGACGCCTGTCGTCCATTTGATGAAAATCGTAAAGGTATGGTGATGGGAGATGGCGCCGCAATGCTGGTTCTGGAAGATTTGGAACACGCCATTGCGCGCGGAGTTCGGCCTTTGGCCATCTTTCGTAGCTTTGGCCTGGCGGCAGATGGCCATCATCTGACTGCGCCGAATCCTGATGGGTTGGTACGCGCCATGCGACAGGCCCTGGCGGGTACAGAGGGGATACCGGGGTATATCAACTGTCATGGAACCGGCACGCAGGCCAATGATAGTAGTGAATTGCTGGCAATGCAGCAGGTGTTTGGCAGCGAACCCAGCGAACAGGTGGTCAGTTCTACCAAAAGCAGCGTTGGGCATTTATTGGGCAGCGCCGGAGCGCTTGAAGCTGTGTTGACGATTAACGTCCTGCGGGAGCAATGCGTTCCGCCGATGACGACCTGCAATCAACCGATGGCGACAATGAACTTTCGCCTGCCCATGCGGGATCGGGCGCTGCCTGTCGTGACTGATTGGGCAATGAGTAATTCTCTGGGATTTGGCGGTCTGAATGGCAGCCTGATCTTTTCACGGCCATCGGGAAATAACCCCATTTAA
- a CDS encoding ABC transporter ATP-binding protein — protein sequence MEQSSLPYDKEKIAILKGVVKKYNMDGYPLTAINNVSCTIPKGEITFVYGPSGSGKSTFLNILGMLDKPEEGEINILGQDVLALNDNQAADFRAKHIGFIFQSFNLLPVLSVRENVEFPLLHHGLSHHERREKAEYYLESVGLKEYVDRRPGAISGGQRQRVAIARALVTTPALVIADEPTANLDSSTSDEIIQLMLDMRSHFNTSFVICTHNENLLNESGRLIHIVDGKLQNIGVKQ from the coding sequence ATGGAGCAAAGTAGCCTTCCTTATGACAAGGAGAAAATAGCGATCCTTAAAGGCGTTGTTAAAAAGTACAACATGGATGGTTATCCGCTCACAGCAATAAATAATGTGAGTTGCACCATTCCCAAAGGGGAAATAACTTTTGTTTACGGTCCTTCTGGTAGCGGAAAATCCACTTTCCTGAATATATTGGGAATGCTGGACAAACCAGAAGAAGGTGAAATCAATATCCTGGGGCAGGATGTGCTGGCCTTAAACGACAACCAGGCCGCCGATTTTCGCGCTAAACACATCGGCTTTATTTTTCAATCTTTCAACCTGCTCCCGGTACTTTCTGTTCGCGAGAATGTTGAATTTCCGCTGTTGCATCATGGATTATCACATCACGAACGACGAGAGAAAGCCGAATACTACCTGGAATCCGTCGGACTGAAGGAGTATGTGGATCGTCGCCCTGGCGCGATTAGTGGAGGACAGCGGCAGCGGGTAGCTATCGCCCGGGCTTTAGTCACGACCCCTGCACTGGTCATCGCCGATGAACCAACCGCCAATCTTGATTCCAGTACCTCAGATGAAATCATTCAGTTAATGCTGGATATGCGTAGCCATTTCAATACCAGCTTTGTGATTTGTACGCATAACGAAAACTTACTCAACGAGTCAGGACGTCTGATTCACATTGTCGATGGCAAATTACAGAACATTGGGGTCAAGCAATGA
- a CDS encoding acyl-CoA dehydrogenase family protein gives MKVMTDDLLEALLSEVGNWSQAINQGWLEDELRGQFSQSRWQRLKASGLTGLLNSQKAGGLGLNAPQAARFLSCFGELCLDGGLSFALCTHLCSSCLPIERFGSETLRQRLLPLLIAGDAIGAHAITEAESGSDAFAMNTTAVKVPGGWVLNGTKIFVSNGPISSHVVVYACTDRSRGSLGGYSAFVVDTHLEGVITGPAGHKMGLKTSPLGDVYLTNVYVSDECLLGKAGMGFAILDFVMKWEVLCVFACQVGEMKRRLAQCLLQAKTRHQFGEPIGKNQAVSHRLVNMHLQVETAQYWLLRAADSLHSGKNTSGDIAAAKLIISESNVATALDAVRLFGGSGYMAEMGIEKQLRDAVGGVIYSGSSDIQRNRLAAMLGL, from the coding sequence ATGAAGGTAATGACTGATGACCTGCTTGAGGCGCTGCTGTCGGAGGTGGGGAACTGGAGCCAGGCGATTAATCAGGGCTGGCTGGAAGATGAACTGCGGGGACAATTTAGTCAGTCGCGCTGGCAACGGCTGAAAGCGAGCGGTCTGACCGGATTACTTAACAGCCAGAAGGCGGGTGGTCTGGGACTGAATGCCCCTCAGGCGGCGCGTTTTCTGTCCTGTTTTGGCGAACTTTGTCTCGATGGTGGGCTGAGTTTTGCCCTCTGTACGCATTTGTGCAGTAGTTGTCTGCCGATTGAACGCTTTGGTTCTGAAACATTGCGTCAACGTTTGTTGCCCCTTCTGATTGCCGGAGACGCTATTGGTGCTCATGCCATTACTGAGGCTGAAAGTGGTTCAGACGCTTTTGCTATGAACACCACGGCGGTTAAAGTGCCTGGCGGTTGGGTTCTGAATGGCACCAAAATATTTGTCTCTAACGGGCCGATCTCCAGCCATGTGGTGGTTTATGCCTGCACCGATCGCTCTCGTGGTTCACTGGGGGGATATAGTGCTTTTGTGGTTGATACTCACCTGGAAGGCGTCATTACCGGCCCTGCCGGGCACAAAATGGGCTTAAAAACGTCGCCGTTGGGAGATGTTTACCTCACTAACGTCTATGTCAGCGATGAGTGTTTGTTAGGTAAGGCGGGTATGGGATTCGCCATTCTCGATTTCGTGATGAAGTGGGAAGTGCTATGCGTATTTGCCTGTCAGGTCGGGGAGATGAAACGTCGTCTGGCCCAGTGTTTGCTTCAGGCTAAAACGCGTCATCAGTTTGGTGAGCCGATAGGTAAGAATCAGGCCGTGTCGCATCGGCTGGTGAATATGCACTTGCAGGTTGAGACAGCGCAATATTGGCTGCTGCGAGCGGCGGATTCGTTACATAGCGGTAAAAATACCTCCGGTGACATTGCTGCTGCCAAGTTGATAATCAGCGAAAGCAATGTGGCAACCGCTCTGGATGCGGTCAGACTGTTCGGCGGCTCGGGTTATATGGCGGAAATGGGGATAGAGAAACAGCTACGTGACGCGGTGGGAGGCGTCATTTATTCGGGGAGTTCGGACATTCAACGCAATCGCCTTGCCGCGATGCTGGGGTTGTGA
- a CDS encoding response regulator transcription factor → MEALLIDDDIELSELLQQQMATYSINLTLCHLPSTLLVLINQRRFDVILLDIMLPEMSGFELCHLLRSREHLNRHTPFIMLTARNETVNLIAGLEAGADDYVSKPFETRELVARMFAVCRRNRPQLTALIPDIETVTSGPHKITLSMSQAWVTVNDQPLKVTSTEMAILAQLMQRPGKIYLRAELELQILTHARQTQRSIDTLIYRLRSKIRAVTGDEIFIYTIRSHGYMLRGAPSLSGSTQGTDLHD, encoded by the coding sequence ATGGAGGCATTATTGATTGATGATGATATTGAACTGTCTGAACTTCTTCAGCAGCAAATGGCTACCTACAGCATCAACCTGACGCTTTGCCATCTTCCTTCTACTTTATTGGTGTTGATCAATCAGCGACGATTTGACGTAATCCTACTGGACATTATGTTACCGGAAATGAGCGGTTTTGAGCTCTGCCACCTGCTGCGGAGCAGAGAACATTTAAACCGTCATACGCCATTTATTATGCTAACGGCGCGCAATGAAACCGTTAATCTGATTGCCGGACTGGAAGCAGGCGCCGACGACTACGTCAGCAAGCCATTCGAAACCCGCGAACTGGTGGCGCGCATGTTCGCCGTATGCCGCCGCAATCGTCCACAGCTCACCGCCTTAATACCGGATATAGAAACCGTGACGAGTGGTCCGCATAAAATTACGCTGAGTATGTCCCAGGCCTGGGTAACGGTCAACGATCAACCTCTAAAAGTCACCTCAACCGAAATGGCCATCCTTGCCCAACTGATGCAAAGGCCAGGAAAAATATATCTGCGCGCCGAACTTGAGCTACAGATATTGACACATGCCCGGCAAACACAGCGTAGTATTGATACTTTAATTTATCGGTTACGTAGCAAAATTCGGGCCGTGACCGGCGACGAGATATTTATCTACACTATCCGCTCTCATGGTTATATGTTACGCGGCGCCCCCAGCCTATCGGGTTCGACACAAGGGACTGATTTGCATGATTAA
- a CDS encoding ABC transporter permease, which produces MIWLIALRNLLKNGRRSVITITSIGIGGLAMMLFGGFVTSIYFGVQTSMIQEQGQLQIYQKDYLKFGAADPDNYAIDNYQAVTDLLLRDPVLKKEISVITPQIYLAGIAGVVTTDNSKTFQGRGIEPEAVDKMRQWDGWHVQVSTPPTGLQQNNREGSVIGVGMARLLGLCKPLEIPNCQDPPSLKKIIADEGIDVSGLIDGEDKEQLNQQIDNEKSTQLNLLAASAEGAPNIVSVYVKKAQTQAQRALDNAFIMMHFELARELLYGDQPRATVLLVQLKDPNQAERVKQLIQRKLNDAGMNQEVFHFNEVDPSFDRIFAMFSFIFGVVSLFLGIVIIFTITNTINLTVMERVSEIGTIRAMGFRRSFIMRMFMSESALMGLFGTLTALILALIASTIINNMKLNWTPPSNATPIVINLMVLENPMLTLSIMAFLFSLSVLAAIWPTYKASRMNMISAIHHA; this is translated from the coding sequence ATGATTTGGCTAATCGCACTGCGTAACTTACTGAAGAACGGTCGCCGTTCGGTTATTACCATTACGTCTATCGGTATTGGCGGTTTAGCGATGATGCTGTTTGGCGGTTTCGTTACGTCGATCTATTTCGGCGTCCAAACCTCGATGATTCAGGAGCAAGGGCAGTTGCAGATCTATCAAAAAGACTATCTGAAATTTGGCGCTGCCGATCCTGATAACTACGCCATCGACAACTATCAAGCGGTTACCGATCTGCTACTGAGAGACCCTGTACTAAAAAAAGAAATCTCGGTGATCACGCCACAGATTTATCTGGCCGGTATTGCCGGTGTTGTCACTACCGATAACAGCAAAACGTTCCAGGGGCGCGGTATCGAACCGGAGGCGGTCGATAAAATGCGTCAATGGGATGGCTGGCATGTTCAGGTGTCAACTCCCCCTACCGGCCTGCAACAAAACAATCGAGAAGGTTCCGTCATCGGTGTTGGCATGGCTCGTCTGCTCGGCTTATGCAAGCCTTTGGAGATTCCGAATTGCCAGGATCCACCATCGTTGAAAAAAATCATCGCCGATGAAGGCATCGATGTTAGCGGTTTGATAGACGGCGAGGACAAGGAGCAACTCAACCAGCAAATCGACAATGAAAAAAGTACACAGCTCAACCTGCTGGCAGCCAGCGCAGAAGGCGCGCCAAATATCGTCAGCGTGTATGTCAAAAAAGCCCAGACCCAGGCGCAACGCGCCCTGGACAACGCCTTTATCATGATGCATTTCGAACTGGCCCGTGAACTGTTATATGGCGATCAGCCGCGGGCGACGGTGCTACTAGTGCAGTTGAAAGATCCAAACCAGGCTGAACGGGTTAAGCAACTTATCCAACGAAAATTAAACGATGCGGGCATGAATCAGGAGGTGTTTCATTTCAATGAGGTTGATCCCTCATTCGACCGTATCTTCGCCATGTTTTCCTTTATCTTTGGCGTCGTCTCGCTCTTCCTCGGCATCGTGATTATTTTCACTATCACCAACACCATCAACCTGACGGTCATGGAACGGGTGAGTGAGATCGGTACCATCCGGGCCATGGGTTTTCGCCGCAGCTTTATCATGCGAATGTTTATGTCCGAAAGCGCCCTGATGGGGCTCTTCGGCACCCTGACGGCTCTGATTTTGGCGCTGATTGCCAGCACAATAATCAACAACATGAAGCTTAACTGGACCCCCCCCAGCAATGCTACGCCAATTGTCATTAATCTGATGGTTCTGGAAAACCCGATGCTGACATTAAGCATCATGGCCTTCCTGTTCAGCCTTTCTGTATTAGCCGCGATTTGGCCAACCTACAAAGCATCGCGTATGAACATGATTTCCGCAATTCACCACGCCTGA
- a CDS encoding acyl carrier protein, which translates to MNFKATIATFLSEEFAPDIPPEEFDENLNLVDFGIIDSLGVLKLVAYLESDFGIVVQPEELSVDLFSSLGEISRFVDRKLEAVR; encoded by the coding sequence ATGAATTTCAAGGCAACTATTGCGACTTTTTTAAGTGAAGAATTTGCACCGGATATTCCACCCGAGGAGTTTGATGAGAATCTGAACCTGGTCGATTTCGGAATTATTGATAGTTTGGGCGTATTGAAGCTGGTTGCTTACCTGGAAAGCGATTTTGGCATTGTGGTTCAGCCAGAAGAACTGAGTGTGGATCTGTTCAGTTCGCTGGGGGAAATATCCCGATTCGTCGATCGTAAATTAGAAGCAGTACGTTGA
- a CDS encoding beta-ketoacyl synthase N-terminal-like domain-containing protein, with protein sequence MKERIVFTGAVKLLPQPVVAANHCRENTSVIRFTDDEELLALSHQSKRQTLLSMLLNQQCERLFQQAGLGIDDIRGTDTGLVSGSYYGCMSTTQNISDALWQKGPRGVDVIEFAKATHSFPLSAASIEFTLLGPTAAVVSGEFAGLDALMMANDWLLSGRCQRVIVVGYEHFSPLLEEHLREITGEEQAGLYSDNLSILLLETYSSAVARQASVMAELLQVIRLGGSLATLPARWQKIAASWPQGDAAINVLTNHSPHPGARQLEEEVLGGYSAGFRRHSVQDLPQALGACPLLQLAHFFLSSPDIKGEYLLHHFTANGAAGVRFNLGQSGETYAI encoded by the coding sequence ATGAAGGAAAGAATTGTCTTTACTGGCGCAGTGAAATTATTGCCACAACCGGTAGTTGCTGCGAACCATTGCCGCGAAAATACTTCGGTGATTCGTTTTACTGATGATGAAGAGTTATTGGCCCTGTCCCATCAGTCTAAACGTCAGACGCTGCTTTCGATGCTACTGAACCAGCAATGTGAACGCCTGTTTCAACAGGCAGGATTGGGTATCGACGACATACGCGGTACCGATACCGGGCTGGTCTCTGGTTCCTATTACGGTTGTATGAGTACAACCCAGAATATTTCTGATGCTTTATGGCAAAAAGGTCCGCGAGGCGTTGACGTTATTGAATTCGCTAAAGCGACACACAGCTTCCCTTTATCCGCCGCTAGTATTGAATTCACTTTATTAGGTCCTACTGCGGCCGTCGTTTCTGGCGAATTTGCCGGACTGGATGCGCTGATGATGGCGAATGACTGGCTATTGAGTGGGCGCTGTCAGCGAGTGATCGTGGTGGGTTATGAGCATTTTTCTCCGTTGCTGGAAGAGCACTTACGAGAAATCACGGGCGAAGAGCAAGCGGGACTGTATAGCGATAACCTCAGCATACTGCTACTGGAAACCTATAGTAGTGCGGTGGCGCGTCAGGCGTCGGTGATGGCCGAACTGCTTCAGGTAATACGATTGGGCGGCTCCTTGGCAACGTTGCCTGCGCGTTGGCAAAAAATCGCGGCTTCATGGCCGCAAGGAGATGCCGCGATTAACGTGTTAACTAACCACTCTCCTCACCCTGGCGCTCGTCAACTGGAAGAGGAGGTGTTGGGCGGCTATAGCGCTGGTTTCCGCAGGCATAGCGTTCAGGATCTGCCCCAGGCGTTGGGAGCCTGTCCATTATTGCAATTAGCTCATTTCTTCCTCTCTTCGCCAGATATCAAAGGCGAATATTTATTACATCACTTTACCGCTAATGGTGCCGCAGGAGTTCGCTTTAATCTGGGCCAATCAGGAGAAACCTATGCAATTTAA
- a CDS encoding AMP-binding protein yields the protein MNDILPQHLASWVFAARNSQAVAVRCGERWLSYQQLADGAHNLAQALPPLQVERPVYALVMKKSIDAVQAIVAVLSIGGCYAPLDASYPVERLKAILGTLQPRAVLTDSHSDAIVRVIAGQMALPVINIDNPIRLAEPMNSAVSQPMAAILHTSGSTGLPKSVHIGAAQIYAFTDWVINEFNLSAADRVLNHAPLAFDLTFLDLFATFRAGATLILTTESEAGSGARLRQICHQQRATVWHSTPTSLRLLLMSDELARFPDMRAVMFAGEPMQGELLTRLIALFPDAEFYNIYGSSEANDTFCYRCPKTPIVGIVPLGYPLAYTDWLLLDDQQQPVDPVAGGELWVHCPTLMAGYGDARLTQEVFRQFDGKRYFRTRDRVRRDEQGIFHFLGRCDWIVKLNGFRVDLLDVEQIALRSGCVEECVAFVSQRDGERQLELVAYGSEAWNTLMLRQYMARYLPPYALPRRYHQSKTPLEKNSNGKLCRRSITQQFNP from the coding sequence ATGAATGATATCCTGCCCCAACATTTAGCCTCCTGGGTTTTCGCCGCCAGGAATTCGCAGGCCGTTGCCGTACGGTGCGGCGAACGGTGGCTCAGCTATCAGCAGTTAGCGGATGGTGCACACAATCTGGCGCAGGCGCTACCTCCGCTGCAGGTTGAGCGCCCGGTCTACGCGTTAGTGATGAAGAAAAGTATTGACGCGGTTCAGGCTATTGTTGCGGTGTTAAGTATTGGGGGGTGCTATGCGCCATTGGATGCCAGCTATCCGGTGGAACGTTTAAAAGCCATTCTCGGCACCTTGCAACCCCGTGCGGTACTGACGGACAGTCACAGCGATGCGATCGTGCGCGTGATTGCCGGGCAGATGGCGTTGCCTGTTATCAATATTGATAATCCGATTCGCCTGGCAGAGCCTATGAACAGCGCGGTTAGCCAGCCCATGGCGGCGATTCTGCATACTTCCGGCTCTACCGGGTTGCCAAAATCGGTGCATATTGGCGCAGCGCAAATCTATGCTTTTACCGACTGGGTAATCAATGAATTCAATCTGAGTGCTGCCGATCGCGTATTGAATCATGCGCCGCTGGCGTTTGATCTGACCTTTCTCGATCTGTTCGCCACTTTTCGCGCCGGTGCGACCTTAATTTTGACCACAGAAAGCGAAGCCGGTAGCGGCGCCCGGTTACGGCAAATTTGCCACCAGCAGCGCGCCACCGTGTGGCATTCCACCCCGACGTCTCTGCGTTTATTACTCATGAGCGATGAACTGGCGCGTTTTCCTGATATGCGCGCGGTGATGTTTGCTGGTGAACCTATGCAGGGGGAATTACTGACGCGCCTGATTGCGCTGTTTCCTGACGCTGAGTTCTACAACATTTATGGCAGCAGCGAAGCTAACGATACATTTTGCTATCGCTGCCCAAAAACGCCCATCGTCGGTATTGTGCCCCTGGGCTATCCATTGGCCTATACCGATTGGCTGTTATTGGATGACCAACAGCAGCCGGTAGATCCAGTAGCAGGCGGTGAGTTGTGGGTGCACTGTCCAACGTTAATGGCGGGTTATGGCGATGCGCGGTTAACCCAGGAGGTTTTTCGTCAGTTTGACGGTAAACGCTACTTCCGTACTCGCGATCGCGTACGTCGTGATGAACAGGGGATTTTTCACTTCCTGGGAAGATGTGACTGGATCGTTAAGCTGAACGGTTTTCGTGTAGACCTGTTGGATGTGGAACAAATCGCACTGCGCAGTGGCTGCGTAGAAGAGTGTGTGGCGTTTGTCAGTCAGCGAGACGGAGAGCGCCAACTGGAACTGGTGGCCTATGGCAGCGAGGCGTGGAATACATTGATGCTGCGCCAGTATATGGCGCGCTATCTGCCGCCTTATGCGCTGCCGCGCCGTTATCATCAGAGCAAAACACCTTTGGAAAAAAACAGCAACGGCAAGTTATGTCGCCGCAGCATTACTCAGCAGTTTAATCCGTAG
- a CDS encoding outer membrane lipoprotein-sorting protein gives MMLKPLHLLYLITAFSPLPSLAEQAQAQDILQRSDAIRNPQSSFVVKVALKQYEGNQLTDENRVTTHSRQNTKGQFLTIVHIDYPSRDRGKLLLRNDNILWFYDPKSKASVRMSPRQRLLGNASNGDVITSNFTQDYSAVLQGEESIVDGDRQARAAWKLRLSSINDFAPYKAIELWVDKENDRPLKGKFYGGSGRLLKVAWYRKWQQVFDRIRPTEVLISDGFNPNKVTLMQMSNYRQQDLPLPWFNKEWLSHFSPQGGV, from the coding sequence ATGATGCTGAAACCTTTACATCTACTATATCTGATAACAGCATTTAGCCCCCTGCCCTCCCTTGCGGAGCAGGCGCAGGCGCAGGATATTTTGCAGCGTTCTGATGCGATCCGTAACCCGCAGTCCTCGTTTGTGGTCAAGGTGGCGCTAAAACAGTACGAAGGTAATCAACTCACCGATGAGAATCGCGTGACTACACATTCACGCCAGAATACCAAAGGCCAGTTTCTCACTATCGTTCATATTGATTATCCGAGTCGCGACCGCGGCAAGTTGTTACTCCGTAATGACAACATATTGTGGTTTTACGATCCGAAATCCAAAGCCTCGGTGCGTATGTCGCCGCGCCAGCGCCTGCTGGGCAACGCCTCTAACGGTGACGTCATTACGTCAAATTTTACCCAGGATTATTCGGCCGTATTGCAAGGGGAAGAGAGCATCGTGGATGGAGACCGCCAGGCACGCGCGGCGTGGAAATTACGCCTGTCTTCCATCAATGACTTTGCCCCTTACAAAGCGATCGAGTTGTGGGTCGATAAAGAGAATGACCGCCCTCTAAAAGGTAAATTCTACGGCGGCAGCGGTAGGTTATTGAAAGTAGCCTGGTATCGCAAATGGCAACAGGTGTTTGACCGCATTCGGCCAACAGAAGTGCTCATCAGCGATGGCTTTAATCCCAATAAGGTAACGCTGATGCAAATGAGCAACTATCGTCAGCAAGATCTGCCCCTGCCATGGTTTAATAAAGAGTGGCTATCACATTTTAGCCCGCAGGGGGGCGTGTGA